The following proteins are encoded in a genomic region of Puniceicoccus vermicola:
- the upp gene encoding uracil phosphoribosyltransferase, translating to MKRFPTLTISNHPLIQHKLTYIRDKTTPKKVFKELVDEVGTLLAYEITKNLPVRAVQVETPLESTVCHVIQGKNVVLVPLLRAGLGMVDGVLNLIPNCSICHLGLYRDHQTFEPVTYYFRPMAEPEERMFIMVDPMLATGGSAIASAELLKKNGAKNIKFMCLVAAPEGVEAFQHAHPDIEIFAAALDNGLNDNAYILPGLGDAGDRLFGT from the coding sequence ATGAAACGATTCCCGACACTCACGATTTCGAACCATCCGCTGATTCAACACAAGTTGACCTATATCCGCGATAAGACGACCCCAAAGAAAGTCTTCAAAGAACTGGTCGATGAAGTCGGGACCCTCCTGGCCTATGAAATCACCAAGAACCTACCGGTGCGCGCAGTGCAGGTAGAAACGCCTCTGGAAAGCACGGTGTGTCATGTCATCCAAGGAAAGAACGTGGTGCTGGTGCCCTTACTGCGCGCAGGCTTGGGCATGGTAGACGGCGTGCTGAACCTGATTCCCAACTGCTCCATCTGCCATCTCGGTTTGTATCGGGATCATCAAACCTTTGAGCCGGTGACGTACTATTTTCGCCCCATGGCGGAACCGGAGGAGCGCATGTTTATCATGGTGGACCCGATGCTCGCCACTGGCGGATCGGCCATTGCTTCTGCGGAATTGCTGAAAAAGAACGGCGCGAAGAACATCAAGTTCATGTGCCTGGTCGCAGCTCCCGAGGGCGTCGAAGCGTTTCAACATGCGCATCCGGATATTGAGATCTTTGCGGCGGCTCTGGACAACGGGCTGAACGACAACGCCTACATTCTGCCGGGGCTCGGTGATGCGGGCGACCGCTTGTTTGGCACCTGA
- a CDS encoding uracil-xanthine permease family protein: protein MNSEHVGRHKKLVLGIQHVFAMFGATVLMPTLTGMNPSVALLTAGIGTFIFHGTTGGIVPVFLGSSFAFIGAIKSVAGADGSGLPEALGGIIAAGVFYLLISLVVKWGGIALMKRLFPAVVTGPVIIVIGLSLAPIGVEMASSDWLISMVSILTIIAVSCFLKGFFKLVPILIGILAGYLVAAVLGRVDYTNLHSAGGLFIGAEDFVFPRFQWQAVLAIMPIAIVSVMEHIGDITTNGAVVGKDFFKKPGLHRTLLGDGLATIFSGFIGGPPNTTYSENTGVLAVTRNYDPSVIRVAAAFAIILGIFSPIGGFLRTIPVAVMGGISFILFGMIASVGVRTISNAQLDFNRSRNLIIVALILVCGLGGVQIPIGNVAIKGICLAALVGMVANLVLHVILPDDPDND from the coding sequence ATGAATAGCGAACATGTAGGAAGACACAAAAAGTTGGTTTTGGGCATTCAGCATGTCTTTGCCATGTTCGGAGCGACTGTTTTGATGCCGACCTTAACCGGGATGAATCCGAGTGTGGCGCTGCTGACCGCGGGCATCGGCACCTTCATTTTCCATGGCACCACCGGCGGCATCGTCCCCGTATTTTTGGGATCGAGCTTCGCCTTCATCGGGGCGATCAAATCGGTGGCAGGAGCCGATGGAAGTGGACTCCCGGAAGCCCTGGGCGGGATCATCGCGGCAGGGGTATTTTACCTTCTGATCTCGTTGGTCGTGAAGTGGGGAGGCATCGCACTGATGAAGCGTTTGTTTCCCGCCGTCGTGACCGGGCCGGTGATTATCGTGATCGGCCTCTCGCTGGCGCCAATCGGGGTAGAAATGGCCTCCTCCGACTGGCTGATTTCCATGGTGTCCATTCTGACGATCATTGCGGTTTCTTGTTTCTTGAAAGGTTTCTTCAAACTGGTTCCCATCTTGATCGGCATTCTGGCTGGCTATCTGGTCGCGGCAGTGTTGGGAAGAGTCGACTACACGAACCTACACTCTGCTGGAGGATTGTTCATCGGCGCGGAGGATTTCGTATTCCCTCGTTTCCAATGGCAGGCCGTTCTCGCGATCATGCCGATTGCCATTGTCTCCGTAATGGAGCATATCGGAGACATCACTACGAATGGGGCTGTGGTCGGGAAAGACTTCTTCAAAAAACCAGGACTCCATCGCACCCTCTTGGGCGACGGCTTGGCCACCATTTTTTCGGGATTTATCGGCGGTCCTCCCAATACGACGTATTCGGAAAACACCGGCGTTCTGGCAGTGACGAGGAACTATGATCCCTCAGTCATTCGTGTTGCCGCAGCCTTCGCCATCATCCTCGGGATCTTCAGCCCCATCGGAGGTTTTCTGCGCACCATCCCGGTCGCGGTCATGGGCGGCATCAGTTTTATCCTCTTCGGCATGATCGCCTCAGTCGGCGTTCGAACGATTTCGAACGCTCAACTCGACTTCAACCGCAGCCGCAATTTAATCATCGTTGCGCTCATTCTGGTCTGCGGACTCGGCGGCGTCCAAATCCCAATCGGAAACGTGGCGATCAAAGGCATCTGCTTGGCCGCCCTCGTGGGAATGGTGGCCAACCTCGTCCTCCATGTCATTTTACCAGATGATCCCGACAACGACTAA
- a CDS encoding DoxX family protein, with translation MLPPNTQTTTSQTLARLALGLIMLSAGISHLTFLREAFHAQVPDWVPFSKDLVVILSGVVEIALGAAMLALPRLKVWTGIILALFFVAIFPGNLSQYLNGIDSFGLDTDQKRLARLFFQPVLVFWALWSTGAWKELWTKKR, from the coding sequence ATGCTGCCACCGAACACCCAGACCACAACTTCCCAGACCCTTGCCCGCCTCGCTCTTGGCCTGATCATGCTCAGTGCAGGCATCAGCCATTTAACGTTCCTGAGGGAGGCGTTCCACGCTCAGGTGCCTGACTGGGTTCCCTTCAGCAAAGACCTCGTCGTGATCCTCTCCGGAGTTGTCGAAATCGCTCTCGGCGCCGCCATGCTCGCTCTTCCACGGCTCAAGGTATGGACTGGCATCATCCTCGCCCTCTTTTTTGTGGCTATATTTCCGGGCAATCTCTCCCAATACCTGAACGGCATCGATTCTTTCGGCTTGGACACCGACCAGAAGCGCCTCGCCCGGCTGTTTTTCCAACCTGTGCTCGTATTCTGGGCCCTCTGGTCCACCGGAGCATGGAAGGAACTCTGGACGAAGAAACGGTGA